A genomic stretch from Litoribacterium kuwaitense includes:
- a CDS encoding GNAT family N-acetyltransferase, translated as MGIKTATIHELEWVNQQYEQIGFVPSHLENETIAIVTFKGAFAGVGRIVYLNDNEAEIGGIYILNEFRGQSLASELVDHLVKEAKRRHFKEVYCLPFEELKPFYMKFGFKEIDDNSKQINHDMLKKLQWCSENYEKNVLLLKFKSSQ; from the coding sequence TTGGGTATAAAGACAGCAACTATCCACGAACTCGAATGGGTCAATCAACAATATGAGCAAATAGGTTTTGTACCAAGTCATTTAGAAAATGAAACAATTGCAATAGTTACATTTAAAGGTGCATTTGCAGGCGTAGGCAGAATTGTTTATCTTAACGATAATGAAGCTGAAATTGGCGGTATCTACATACTGAATGAATTTAGAGGACAATCTCTTGCCTCTGAATTAGTTGATCACTTAGTCAAAGAAGCTAAAAGAAGACATTTCAAAGAAGTATATTGTTTACCTTTTGAAGAATTGAAGCCATTTTATATGAAATTTGGTTTTAAAGAAATCGACGATAATAGCAAGCAAATCAACCATGACATGTTAAAGAAGCTTCAATGGTGTTCAGAGAATTACGAAAAAAATGTTTTGTTACTTAAATTTAAATCGTCACAATAA